Proteins from one Acidobacteriota bacterium genomic window:
- a CDS encoding energy transducer TonB: MTEKEELERSFPYLFERRDKKPFRIAVLLSLIVHILLFLIVFPEGKTKIYRPRTPKIVGVRPLKFLKPPNPPKKGIPVRAKKKGKKIPIPDPTPDEPEPYVPLNALDYNPTLESDLNYEFGIPNAPEGQGKSGFYGAYPVGGNITPPVLIRKVMPHYPDKARKARIGFDQEIEVILEAVIDTDGKAKYFRVLYTPIKNMGFEEEAIKAVKQWLFKPGTKEGKPVPVYLSVIVTFRLL; this comes from the coding sequence ATGACCGAGAAAGAGGAGCTTGAAAGAAGTTTTCCCTATCTATTTGAACGTCGGGACAAAAAACCCTTTCGGATAGCGGTACTTCTGTCTCTCATTGTCCATATCCTCCTCTTTCTCATTGTATTCCCCGAGGGGAAAACAAAGATCTATCGTCCTCGAACTCCGAAGATCGTGGGGGTGCGTCCCCTCAAGTTTCTAAAGCCACCAAATCCCCCAAAAAAGGGGATCCCGGTAAGGGCGAAAAAGAAGGGGAAGAAGATACCCATTCCCGATCCTACCCCAGACGAGCCAGAACCTTATGTTCCCCTAAACGCCCTGGACTACAACCCCACCCTTGAGAGTGATCTCAATTATGAATTCGGCATACCCAATGCGCCTGAAGGGCAGGGTAAAAGCGGGTTTTATGGTGCCTATCCCGTAGGAGGAAATATTACCCCACCGGTTCTAATCAGGAAGGTGATGCCCCATTATCCGGATAAGGCGAGAAAGGCGAGGATCGGGTTCGATCAGGAAATAGAAGTGATATTGGAGGCAGTGATCGATACTGACGGGAAGGCGAAGTATTTTCGTGTTCTTTACACCCCGATAAAGAATATGGGCTTTGAGGAGGAAGCGATAAAGGCGGTGAAGCAATGGTTGTTCAAGCCAGGGACCAAGGAGGGCAAGCCTGTCCCCGTCTATCTCTCGGTAATCGTCACCTTCCGCCTGCTCTAA
- a CDS encoding sensor domain-containing diguanylate cyclase, producing MTHLSSVTPLILERGIYAPPLMVIADNIVSLELDDCPPCIVDFLCPPFTENEFFFRAKLLIHNQSELLAVVEEKRELELLLEMSQLLSSTLHSRELLRNFVSHLSRIFRLERCSIIRVEPEEGRATIVVSQDNPEVEGMSLSLEKYPELRRAIETKKIAFVRDVRKDRLMESVLDKFPDRKPRSILVVPLMVGKTGLGTLLLRGRKVRQLFTEREARVFAALANIAGQVLLNASLYETLEKTHAKLEKLAITDSLTGACNRMYLYSRLEEEFYQAVRYRHPLSCLMLDIDNFKEVNDRFGHLVGDAVLREFVMFIKGNIRKADLFARYGGDEFVILMPHIDLRGALRNADRIRKKTAEHIFLEKEERVKVTLSIGASSIGGVTLSNPEDLLNSADAALLEAKRRGGDQIVPYDANMC from the coding sequence ATGACACACCTCTCCTCCGTCACTCCCCTCATCTTAGAAAGGGGAATATATGCCCCTCCGCTGATGGTTATCGCCGATAATATTGTTTCTCTGGAATTGGATGACTGCCCCCCTTGCATTGTTGACTTCCTTTGTCCTCCGTTTACAGAGAATGAGTTTTTCTTCAGGGCAAAACTCCTTATTCACAACCAGAGTGAACTCCTTGCTGTAGTGGAGGAGAAGCGGGAGCTTGAGTTACTTTTGGAGATGAGCCAGCTACTTTCCTCCACCCTCCATTCAAGGGAGCTACTGCGCAACTTCGTTTCCCACCTCTCGCGAATCTTCAGGCTCGAGCGCTGCTCGATAATAAGGGTGGAACCGGAGGAGGGAAGAGCTACTATCGTAGTCTCCCAGGATAACCCCGAAGTGGAGGGAATGAGCCTTTCTTTAGAGAAATACCCAGAGTTACGGAGGGCTATTGAGACGAAGAAGATAGCCTTCGTCAGGGATGTAAGGAAGGATCGATTGATGGAGTCGGTGCTTGATAAATTCCCCGATCGAAAACCGAGGTCAATCTTGGTTGTTCCCCTGATGGTGGGGAAGACAGGTTTGGGGACCCTCCTTCTTAGAGGGAGGAAAGTGCGCCAGCTCTTTACTGAACGGGAAGCCCGGGTTTTCGCCGCTTTGGCTAATATCGCGGGTCAGGTGCTCCTCAACGCCTCTCTCTACGAAACGCTTGAGAAGACCCACGCTAAGCTGGAGAAGCTCGCCATTACCGATAGCCTAACCGGTGCCTGTAATCGGATGTATCTCTACTCTCGGTTGGAGGAGGAGTTCTATCAGGCGGTTCGTTATCGCCATCCCCTCTCCTGTCTTATGCTCGATATAGATAACTTCAAGGAGGTAAATGATAGATTCGGTCATTTGGTGGGGGATGCTGTTCTCAGGGAGTTTGTAATGTTTATCAAGGGAAATATCAGAAAGGCGGATCTCTTTGCCCGCTATGGAGGGGATGAGTTTGTTATCCTTATGCCCCATATTGACCTCAGGGGAGCGCTGAGGAACGCAGACCGCATTCGAAAGAAGACCGCAGAGCATATCTTTTTAGAAAAAGAAGAAAGGGTGAAGGTCACCCTTAGCATTGGAGCTTCTTCTATCGGAGGTGTTACCCTGTCCAACCCTGAAGACCTGCTAAATTCCGCCGACGCTGCCCTCCTCGAGGCAAAAAGAAGGGGAGGCGATCAGATCGTCCCCTATGATGCGAATATGTGTTAA
- the priA gene encoding primosomal protein N', which yields MKDKIAEVAFPLPLLSSFDYLIPEALRGKIKRGMRVVAPLSGKPEFGFVLRVKEESSIPESELKEIEELLDDEPLLPSHLIELALEGAKRYFGSPGLYLKSALPELLSRRSTPRYSLSEEGRRRLSSGKIREREGEILAIIGEKELSLRTLRQRFRGKTIDHYLAKLKREGLIECRYPITARRAGKQEEEKPLEKKEKKAPLAENIFKKRKPLLLLGTKKKRRGKYLELVEDIISQGKGVLILLPEISLPFFSLLSSRFGKLVSLITVRLTPKQYLDEWLKIKDGKRRIVIGARTALFAPIPDLGLIIVDDEEDQAHYREETPRYNVRELALIRGELEGVPVVLGSFFPSFESYFRAEKGEFTLLKLEGETPPRIELIDMTSEFKKRGRKILSEPLIARMKECPGKIILILDRKGYASFLMCRACGFIPRCPNCSVSLTYHKKDGVLRCHYCGEEKAPLKVCPECGERFIHYLGEGTEKLMGEVEKLFSGRNIIRVDTDVVKKPEDIERVWEEMKNLSPPPITVGTRLALREEFAEGAELIAFLNPDPALNQPHFRAGERALQLIGKGACQAKEVFIETYHPKHYVMKSASSLDWESFYEEEKALRRVMRYPPFSRLISIVISGKGEDHTLKKAERLASTMRGKRGKKVVILGPARAGLFRLRGRFRYQIILKGEEEEIRSLLLSTLRETKIPPADLSIEVDPERLL from the coding sequence ATGAAGGATAAGATCGCTGAAGTAGCCTTCCCCCTTCCTCTCCTAAGTTCCTTCGACTACCTTATCCCCGAGGCTCTGAGGGGGAAAATAAAGCGGGGAATGCGGGTGGTTGCTCCCCTATCGGGAAAACCCGAGTTCGGCTTCGTCCTTCGGGTGAAGGAGGAATCGAGCATTCCGGAAAGTGAGCTCAAGGAGATAGAGGAACTCCTCGATGATGAGCCGCTCCTTCCCTCCCACCTCATCGAACTTGCCCTGGAAGGAGCAAAGAGATACTTCGGCTCCCCGGGGCTCTATCTCAAGTCTGCCCTTCCCGAGCTCCTCTCCCGAAGAAGCACCCCTCGATACTCGCTGAGCGAAGAGGGCAGAAGAAGGCTCTCCTCAGGAAAAATCCGGGAACGAGAAGGAGAGATCCTCGCCATAATCGGCGAAAAGGAACTCTCCCTCCGCACTCTAAGGCAAAGGTTCAGGGGAAAAACTATCGACCACTACCTGGCAAAACTGAAAAGGGAAGGGCTTATTGAATGTCGTTATCCCATCACCGCAAGAAGGGCAGGAAAACAAGAAGAAGAAAAACCCTTAGAGAAAAAGGAGAAGAAAGCTCCTCTTGCTGAAAACATCTTTAAGAAAAGAAAACCTCTTCTCCTTTTAGGAACGAAGAAGAAACGGAGGGGTAAATACCTCGAGCTCGTGGAAGATATAATCTCCCAGGGGAAGGGGGTGCTCATCCTTCTTCCGGAAATAAGTCTTCCTTTCTTCTCCCTTCTTTCCTCCCGGTTCGGGAAGCTCGTGTCCTTGATCACGGTAAGACTGACCCCAAAACAATATCTCGATGAATGGCTCAAAATAAAGGACGGAAAGAGAAGGATCGTAATCGGGGCAAGGACTGCCCTATTTGCTCCCATCCCCGATTTAGGGCTGATCATCGTCGATGATGAAGAGGACCAAGCACATTACCGGGAGGAAACGCCCCGTTACAATGTGCGAGAACTCGCCCTCATCCGGGGGGAGCTCGAGGGGGTACCGGTCGTCCTCGGCTCCTTCTTTCCCTCTTTCGAATCCTACTTCCGAGCAGAAAAGGGGGAGTTCACCCTTCTAAAACTGGAGGGGGAAACACCTCCCCGGATCGAACTCATCGATATGACTTCCGAGTTCAAAAAGAGGGGAAGAAAGATCCTTTCAGAACCGCTTATCGCGAGGATGAAGGAGTGCCCGGGAAAGATAATCCTCATCCTCGATCGAAAAGGGTATGCCTCTTTCCTTATGTGCCGTGCCTGCGGTTTCATTCCCCGTTGCCCTAACTGCAGTGTGAGCCTAACTTATCATAAAAAAGATGGCGTCCTCCGCTGTCATTACTGTGGAGAGGAAAAAGCCCCCTTGAAGGTCTGCCCTGAATGCGGGGAAAGGTTCATCCACTACCTCGGCGAAGGAACGGAGAAGCTGATGGGAGAAGTAGAAAAACTCTTTAGCGGGAGGAATATAATAAGGGTAGATACCGATGTGGTGAAAAAACCCGAGGATATCGAACGAGTATGGGAGGAGATGAAGAATCTGTCGCCCCCCCCGATAACCGTGGGCACAAGGCTCGCTCTAAGAGAGGAGTTTGCCGAAGGAGCGGAGCTCATCGCCTTCTTAAACCCGGATCCCGCCCTTAATCAGCCCCATTTTCGAGCAGGGGAGAGGGCTCTTCAGCTCATAGGCAAAGGGGCTTGCCAGGCAAAGGAGGTCTTCATCGAGACCTACCATCCGAAACACTATGTGATGAAATCCGCCTCTTCCCTCGATTGGGAGAGCTTCTACGAGGAGGAAAAAGCGCTGAGGAGGGTTATGCGCTACCCCCCCTTCTCCCGGTTGATAAGCATTGTGATAAGCGGAAAGGGAGAAGACCACACCTTGAAGAAGGCGGAACGCCTCGCTTCAACGATGAGGGGAAAAAGAGGGAAGAAGGTGGTTATTCTCGGTCCTGCCCGGGCAGGTCTCTTCCGGCTTCGGGGGAGGTTTCGCTATCAAATCATCTTAAAGGGAGAGGAAGAGGAGATCCGTAGTCTCCTTCTTTCCACCCTCAGGGAGACGAAAATCCCCCCAGCCGACCTCTCAATCGAGGTAGACCCGGAACGCCTCCTGTAG
- the msbA gene encoding lipid A export permease/ATP-binding protein MsbA, which translates to MKPVIRLLRYVLPYKWQFLFALLSMALVAQTVVAFTSLVMPIFDQVLVPPKAVTAAPPVVKENALSLLNRALSAIGIKGIDRRTIFIEVPIIIIFLFAVKGLFSYFSQYFMGYVGQSVVKELRNELYTHFQYQSLRFFDRFPTGVLISRVISDVERIQSVVAEKLGDLIREGLTLIGLVLYLFYLSWRLTVISLIAVPLIAYPIFKLGERLRRMSAKSQEQMGDLTTLLHETITGNRIVKAFGMEEYERERFSQANERLLKTNMKMLKVNAYSPPLIEFIGSIAIAFMVWYGGLEISRGVMTTGIFCTFLAALYGLYTPIKKLTRVSNSFQQAAAAANRVFSILDTTSEIVERENPLELDAWGKKIEFKKVTFSYDSEKVLDELSLVINPGEITAIVGVSGAGKSTLVNLIPRFYDVTSGSITIGGKDIREYSLRSLRSQIGIVTQENILFNDTVKNNIAYGRKDASLEEIIAAAKAAYAHSFISRLPKGYDTVIGEKGERLSGGERQRIAIARAILKDPPILILDEATSALDSTSEMIVQRALANLMQGRTVVVIAHRLSTVRRADKIVVLDKGKIVEEGTHEELYRANGIYTQLYNLQFHLMEGEIPSFKGEE; encoded by the coding sequence ATGAAGCCGGTAATAAGACTACTCCGCTATGTTTTACCCTATAAATGGCAGTTTCTCTTTGCCCTTTTAAGTATGGCTCTCGTCGCCCAGACGGTGGTTGCTTTTACCTCCTTGGTTATGCCCATCTTTGACCAGGTGCTCGTTCCCCCAAAGGCGGTCACCGCTGCCCCGCCGGTGGTGAAGGAAAATGCCCTTTCTCTTTTAAACCGAGCTCTCTCTGCCATCGGCATAAAGGGGATAGACCGAAGGACGATATTCATCGAGGTGCCGATAATCATCATCTTCCTCTTCGCGGTTAAGGGATTATTCTCCTACTTCTCTCAGTATTTTATGGGCTATGTGGGGCAAAGTGTAGTCAAGGAATTAAGAAACGAATTATATACCCATTTCCAATATCAATCGCTTCGCTTCTTCGACCGCTTCCCCACCGGGGTCCTCATCTCCCGGGTAATAAGCGATGTGGAGCGGATCCAATCGGTGGTGGCGGAGAAACTGGGGGATTTGATCCGAGAAGGACTCACCCTAATTGGCTTGGTCTTATATCTCTTCTACCTCAGCTGGCGACTCACCGTTATATCCCTAATCGCCGTCCCCCTGATTGCTTATCCCATCTTCAAGCTGGGAGAAAGACTAAGGCGAATGAGCGCCAAGAGCCAGGAGCAGATGGGGGATCTAACCACCCTCCTCCATGAGACGATAACCGGCAACAGGATCGTAAAGGCGTTCGGGATGGAGGAGTACGAGCGGGAGAGGTTCTCTCAGGCGAATGAACGACTCCTTAAAACCAATATGAAGATGCTAAAGGTGAACGCATACTCGCCTCCACTCATCGAGTTCATCGGCTCCATCGCCATTGCCTTTATGGTGTGGTACGGGGGGCTTGAGATCTCCCGGGGTGTAATGACCACTGGGATATTCTGTACCTTCCTGGCAGCTCTTTATGGGCTCTATACCCCGATCAAGAAGCTTACCCGGGTGAGCAACTCATTCCAACAGGCAGCAGCAGCTGCTAATCGGGTTTTCTCCATCCTCGACACTACCTCCGAGATAGTGGAAAGGGAAAACCCACTTGAGCTTGACGCCTGGGGGAAGAAGATCGAGTTCAAAAAGGTCACCTTCTCCTACGATTCGGAAAAGGTTCTTGATGAGCTAAGCTTGGTGATAAATCCAGGCGAGATCACCGCCATCGTTGGAGTGAGTGGAGCAGGGAAAAGCACCTTGGTAAACCTCATCCCTCGGTTCTACGATGTCACCTCGGGTAGCATCACCATTGGAGGAAAGGACATCAGGGAGTATAGCCTTCGCTCCCTCCGGTCTCAGATCGGGATAGTAACCCAGGAGAACATCCTCTTCAACGATACGGTGAAAAACAACATCGCCTACGGCAGGAAGGACGCCAGTCTCGAAGAGATCATTGCCGCTGCCAAAGCCGCCTATGCCCATAGCTTCATCAGCCGACTTCCAAAGGGATACGATACCGTAATCGGGGAAAAGGGGGAACGGCTCTCCGGCGGCGAGAGACAGAGGATAGCGATTGCCAGGGCGATACTAAAAGACCCACCGATACTCATCCTCGACGAAGCGACCTCGGCTCTTGACTCCACCTCAGAGATGATAGTCCAACGGGCGCTTGCCAATCTGATGCAGGGGAGAACGGTGGTAGTTATTGCCCATCGTCTATCCACGGTGAGACGGGCGGATAAGATCGTGGTGCTCGATAAGGGAAAGATCGTTGAGGAAGGAACCCATGAGGAGCTCTACCGGGCAAACGGTATCTATACCCAACTTTATAACCTTCAGTTTCATCTAATGGAAGGGGAGATTCCTTCGTTTAAGGGTGAGGAATAA
- a CDS encoding uracil-DNA glycosylase, with product MKDDPIIQLREHLKFYREIGVSFLKVEGKKERLLALEKETLSCRRCSLWKTRTKLVFGAGSPDAELMLIGEAPGYNEDKEGLPFVGQAGKLLNRILAAINLSRKEVYIANVLKCHPPGNRDPKPEEREACKPFLLKQIEIIKPKIILALGAHAARTLLETEAPISALRGRVWYFAGIPLIATFHPGFLLRNPGRKRDVWEDVKKVRAFLDEGRFPNEG from the coding sequence ATGAAGGACGATCCGATCATCCAGCTCAGGGAGCATCTAAAATTCTATCGCGAGATCGGTGTTTCTTTCCTGAAGGTTGAGGGAAAGAAGGAGCGCCTTTTAGCGCTTGAGAAGGAGACTTTATCCTGCCGTCGTTGCTCCTTGTGGAAGACGCGGACCAAACTCGTATTCGGAGCAGGAAGCCCTGATGCAGAGCTGATGCTCATAGGCGAAGCTCCGGGCTACAACGAGGATAAGGAGGGACTTCCCTTCGTAGGGCAAGCGGGAAAACTTTTAAACCGTATCCTCGCCGCCATAAACTTATCCCGAAAGGAGGTCTATATCGCCAATGTGCTCAAATGCCATCCTCCGGGAAACCGCGACCCAAAGCCTGAGGAGAGAGAGGCTTGTAAGCCCTTCCTTCTTAAGCAAATAGAGATCATCAAACCAAAGATAATACTTGCCCTCGGCGCTCACGCCGCCCGCACCCTTCTTGAGACCGAAGCGCCCATCTCGGCACTCAGGGGGAGGGTGTGGTATTTCGCCGGCATCCCCTTGATCGCCACCTTCCATCCAGGCTTTCTTCTCCGCAACCCGGGAAGAAAGCGGGATGTCTGGGAAGATGTAAAAAAGGTACGAGCGTTCCTCGATGAGGGAAGATTCCCCAATGAAGGATAA
- a CDS encoding YicC family protein, which produces MIRSMTGYGEAEKEVAGFSLRVELRSLNHRFLDISLKLPQELSSYEELIRGEVKKRISRGRIDIFVSLKPISGKVLTLEVNEEAVREVADSLKKLKKEAKLSGKVDINTILRLPGLIELKPKKLEDSDELKKAVEETLSSALSLLEEARVREGEALSQAIATSITKIEEEVRGIEEGAPKIQEELYQRLKERLSALAPEVSLDEKRLFEEAVYYTDRFDITEELTRLKAHLAEMRRLLSATEPVGRKLDFLIQELNRETNTLGSKVKKLDFTKGVLSIKSEIEKIREQAQNIE; this is translated from the coding sequence ATGATAAGGAGTATGACTGGATACGGTGAGGCGGAAAAGGAGGTAGCGGGATTCTCCCTCCGGGTGGAACTACGATCCTTAAATCACCGGTTCCTCGATATATCGCTCAAACTTCCTCAGGAGCTCTCCTCCTACGAAGAACTCATTCGAGGAGAGGTCAAGAAACGGATATCCCGGGGGAGGATCGATATCTTCGTTTCCTTAAAGCCTATCTCGGGCAAGGTCCTCACCCTGGAGGTAAACGAGGAGGCAGTGCGCGAGGTTGCGGATTCCCTCAAAAAGCTGAAGAAAGAAGCGAAGCTCTCCGGGAAGGTGGATATAAACACCATCCTCCGTCTGCCCGGCTTGATAGAGCTGAAGCCCAAAAAGCTTGAAGATAGCGACGAATTGAAAAAAGCGGTCGAGGAAACCCTTTCCTCTGCTCTCTCCCTGTTGGAAGAGGCGCGGGTACGCGAGGGAGAAGCGCTCTCTCAAGCCATTGCGACCTCCATCACCAAGATAGAGGAAGAGGTAAGGGGAATAGAGGAAGGGGCGCCCAAAATACAGGAGGAGCTCTATCAAAGGCTTAAAGAGAGGCTCTCCGCCCTTGCCCCAGAGGTCTCCCTCGATGAGAAACGGCTGTTTGAGGAAGCGGTTTATTACACCGATCGCTTCGATATAACCGAGGAATTAACCCGGTTAAAAGCCCACCTTGCTGAGATGAGGCGGCTCCTCTCGGCAACTGAGCCGGTGGGCAGAAAGCTTGACTTCCTCATCCAAGAGCTGAACCGGGAAACCAATACCTTGGGTTCTAAAGTAAAAAAGCTTGACTTCACCAAGGGTGTATTATCCATAAAATCGGAGATTGAAAAGATAAGGGAGCAAGCCCAAAATATAGAATAA
- the lpxB gene encoding lipid-A-disaccharide synthase produces MKNDKRDEEDILLSAGEASGDFYGAGLIEALKKKNPRLSFFGIGGKGMKRAGLEPVVEDISPLSQIGFIDVIRHLGKIRGIFESLVASATERTPCLAVLIDLPGFNIRLAKKLKKKGIKVVYFVSPQVWAWRRSRIRKLKRSLARMLVLFPFEEELYRKEGVPARFVGHPLAEMVKPELSREEFLRKHNLKENEEIIGLLPGSRRKEVELILPPLIEGAEIIKKSRRNIRLLISKAPGVSEGLIKRIAKDREIAITTKTYSLMSYSKLLLIASGTATLEAALLGTPMIVVYRLAPLNYLLARALVRTPFISLPNILAGRRVVPELIQKEAEGKRIAFSALQLLEDEKQIKEMKSTFAKIRRELHRPGAFSRAAEEVISLL; encoded by the coding sequence ATGAAGAACGACAAAAGAGATGAAGAGGACATCCTCCTCTCGGCGGGGGAGGCTTCCGGCGATTTCTACGGCGCCGGTTTGATAGAGGCGCTCAAAAAAAAGAACCCTCGGCTCTCCTTCTTCGGCATTGGAGGGAAGGGGATGAAGAGGGCAGGACTTGAGCCAGTGGTAGAGGATATCTCTCCCCTCTCTCAGATCGGCTTCATCGATGTCATCCGCCACCTCGGCAAAATAAGAGGGATCTTCGAAAGTCTGGTAGCAAGCGCGACCGAGCGAACCCCCTGCCTTGCGGTGCTCATCGACCTTCCCGGCTTCAACATCAGGTTGGCAAAAAAGTTGAAAAAAAAGGGGATAAAAGTAGTATACTTTGTAAGTCCCCAGGTGTGGGCATGGAGGAGATCGCGGATAAGGAAACTGAAGCGGTCTCTTGCGCGGATGCTCGTCCTCTTTCCTTTCGAGGAGGAGCTCTACAGGAAGGAAGGGGTGCCTGCGAGGTTCGTGGGTCACCCCTTAGCGGAAATGGTGAAACCAGAGCTATCCCGGGAGGAATTTTTGAGGAAGCACAACCTAAAAGAGAATGAGGAAATAATCGGGCTCCTTCCCGGAAGCAGGAGGAAAGAGGTGGAGCTGATCCTTCCCCCACTTATCGAAGGGGCAGAGATCATAAAAAAAAGTAGAAGGAACATCCGCCTCCTTATATCTAAAGCACCGGGAGTAAGTGAGGGGTTGATAAAAAGAATAGCGAAGGACAGGGAAATCGCGATAACAACCAAGACCTACAGCTTGATGAGCTACTCCAAGCTACTCCTCATCGCCTCGGGAACCGCCACCTTAGAAGCCGCTCTGCTGGGCACCCCAATGATAGTAGTTTACCGGCTGGCACCGTTGAACTATCTCCTTGCCCGAGCATTGGTTAGAACCCCCTTCATCTCCTTACCCAATATCCTCGCCGGAAGGAGGGTGGTGCCGGAGTTGATCCAAAAGGAGGCAGAAGGGAAGAGGATCGCTTTTTCTGCCCTCCAGCTCCTTGAAGACGAAAAGCAGATAAAAGAGATGAAATCTACCTTTGCCAAAATAAGAAGGGAACTTCATCGCCCTGGGGCTTTCTCCCGGGCAGCAGAGGAGGTAATATCGCTCCTATGA
- the rpoZ gene encoding DNA-directed RNA polymerase subunit omega: MTEKKVDLFSNRYLFVTLAYERLKQLEMGKKPKIETDKKKLTSIAQEEVARGLFSYSVLPKEEEKKEEEEETE; the protein is encoded by the coding sequence ATGACCGAGAAGAAGGTTGATCTCTTTAGCAATCGTTACCTTTTCGTAACCTTGGCTTACGAGCGATTGAAACAGTTGGAAATGGGGAAAAAGCCCAAGATAGAAACCGATAAGAAGAAGCTGACCTCCATTGCCCAAGAGGAAGTAGCCCGAGGGTTATTCTCCTACTCGGTGCTCCCCAAAGAAGAGGAGAAAAAAGAAGAGGAAGAAGAAACGGAATAG
- a CDS encoding DUF370 domain-containing protein: MRLVNIGFGNAVTAERVIAVVAPHSAPIKRMREEARREGRLIDATGGKKTRSVIVTDSNHIVLSSVHINTVVARLQEEKK; the protein is encoded by the coding sequence ATGAGGCTGGTAAATATAGGCTTTGGGAACGCAGTAACGGCAGAGAGGGTGATAGCGGTGGTCGCACCCCACTCTGCCCCTATAAAAAGGATGCGGGAAGAAGCACGCCGGGAAGGTAGGCTCATTGATGCCACCGGGGGAAAGAAGACCCGTTCGGTGATCGTAACCGATAGCAACCACATAGTTCTCTCCTCGGTGCATATAAATACAGTGGTAGCCCGGCTACAGGAAGAGAAGAAATAA
- the gmk gene encoding guanylate kinase: MAEKRNRGGKREGIVFVLSAPSGTGKTTLRKELLALFPDIFFSVSATTRAKKQGEKEGVDYHFVSRNEFLSLIEKDELLEWAEVHGNLYGTPKAPVEKATSSGKDVLLEIDVEGARKVRDKIPSAVTIFLLPPSYSELERRIRTRMRDKEEEIRIRLRRAEKEIDCYPEYDYIVVNDELASAREILASIVRAERARRERMDQVAKEISATFPGRDDN, translated from the coding sequence ATGGCTGAGAAGAGGAACCGGGGGGGAAAGAGGGAGGGGATAGTGTTTGTCCTTTCTGCCCCCTCAGGAACGGGTAAAACTACCTTAAGGAAGGAACTTCTCGCCCTTTTCCCCGATATCTTCTTCTCCGTATCAGCTACCACCAGAGCCAAAAAGCAAGGAGAAAAGGAAGGAGTAGACTATCACTTCGTCTCCCGGAATGAGTTTCTCTCCCTGATAGAAAAGGATGAACTCCTTGAATGGGCTGAGGTTCACGGAAATCTCTACGGTACCCCCAAAGCTCCAGTGGAAAAGGCGACCTCATCGGGGAAGGATGTTCTTCTTGAGATAGATGTTGAGGGAGCACGGAAGGTAAGGGACAAGATCCCCTCCGCGGTGACCATCTTCCTCCTTCCCCCGTCCTATTCCGAGCTCGAAAGACGAATAAGAACAAGAATGCGGGATAAGGAGGAGGAGATAAGGATAAGACTCCGCCGAGCAGAGAAGGAGATTGACTGCTACCCGGAGTATGATTATATTGTAGTAAATGACGAGCTCGCTTCTGCGAGGGAGATCTTAGCCTCGATCGTAAGGGCAGAGCGAGCAAGAAGAGAAAGAATGGACCAGGTGGCGAAGGAGATATCCGCTACCTTTCCTGGAAGGGATGATAATTGA